GTCCTTCAATAAAAACAGGTAATACTTGTCGCACTTTATTTTCGGGAACAGAAACTGCCTACCCACCCTACCAGCTGCAAACAATGTCTGTCACTGccaaagccttcttcgtctctGCCGTCGCTCTTTCAGCGACCACCGTCTGGGGTGTACATTACCTCCAAAAATGGGAGTACGATGTATGTCTCAAGTCCTTACCATTTACCATTCTTTCAAAATGTAGAACAAGGAAGCTAATAAATGGCACGACGGTTTTAGAACATGTACCAAGGGATCTTGAAAGATGACGCCCGTCTCGCTGCCAAAGCCGCCGCTGCAGCTGCCGCTGCCGCTACCCAGTCTCAGCCCCAGCCAGTAATCCAACCAGCACCTACCGTGGACCCTGACTGCACCACATGTGTCAtctcccctcctccccaacTGCTTGAAGCCCAAAGTGCGGAGCAAAGAGCGAGGGAACGAGAAGGCAGGAAAAGGGAGTATgaggagcagaagcagtTGGCTGGAAGGCTGGCTACTGAGCAAGGagtgagagaagaggctAGGAGGGTTTAAACGGCGGAAGTTTGAGACCATTTTGGCGCTTCTGGCGATGAGACGCAGATACAGATACCCAGCATTATAGTATATACCCAAAAACATGATAATACACCACTCTTTCAGCCTCCATTTTCCAACTTGGTTGGAGTCTCAGACACAATCCATGCGCAGTTGAATCATACATTTGCCGAAACTCAATCACTTCTTGCCCTTTATCCCACTTGACACAAGCCTCAGGAAACAGACTTTCGTCAACCGAAAACACACTAATTTATCCCTCTCCGCAAAACCCCGTCTCTATGAAAAAAATGCCTAAATCACCTTCCCTGGGCACTGACTAAATCTATAAGAAGAAAATAAGGCCAGTGAAGAGACATGCGATAAAAGGCCAGAGAGATGACGGGAGTCAAAAGACTAATGTTATGATAAAACGGTATCAGATCGAGtgcaaagaaaaaataaaaatgaaaTAACCACTAGCCACGTAATGCTTAAGGGGAAAAAATATGGGAGAAAAGTGGAAAGACGGTGCCAAACGATGATGTGGgatgaatgatgaaaagCTTGCTGGGTATATATTTCATTTCTTTATACAGCTTTCCTACAATCACTGCAATGCATGTCAGCGCTCGTACCGACTACTCGTCCGGTCTGAATTGACTCACGTCCAAAGTGACACGCAGCTGTTCAGGAGGAATGGGCTTGAAGTCGTTGACATCGATACCCCTTGAACGAAGCTCCTCCTCAGCATGCGTAGGCACAAGTTGACGGATAAGGTCGGGACGAGATGACAGTTCTAAAACACCCGTCAGCTCTGTACTATACTGACCAAAACCAGAAAAACATACCCTCGTGGGTAAAGTTGAACAATTCGGGCATGTCCTTTCCATTTGGCAACCTCGCACCTTCCACCCTCAACTCGTCAAAGAAGGGATGCACCAATGCTTCAGGAGCAGTGTACCTCGCGGAAGGAGTGTATTCGAGCAAAGTGCTGATAAGGGAGATGGCGTCAGCAGGGGTTCGCGGCCGGAAGACTTTGGTGAAGGGGTGAGGCTTGATTTGAGGGAACTTGTGCTCCATGTAGTTGGGGTTCATAGTCTTGATTTGTTCCCTGGTAGGGGTACCCAAAACCTTGATGATCTCCACTAACTGATCAATGCCTGATTCTCCGGGGAATAAAGGTTGTCCCAACATCAACTCGGCCATGACACAACCAGTTGACCAAATGTCAATGTTTGTGGTGTAGTTTGTGGCGCCGAAAATGAGTTCGGGGGCTCTGTAGTATCTAGAACAAATGTAAGACACGTTGGGCTCGCCGGCAACGAGGATCTTGGCGGAACCAAAGTCACAAAGCTTCAAAACACCAGTCGCAGGGTTGAGGAGCAAGTTTTGAGGCTTGATGTCTCGGTGGCAAATGCCGATGGAATGGATGTACGCCAAAGAGCGGAAAAGCTGGTACATATAGAGTTTGACTTGGAGCATGGGCATTGCTtgcttgagcttggcaTAATGACGAGAAGCTCGGTAGACAGTCTCAGGTACTAATTCAAGCACAAGGTTGAGGTATACTTCGTCCTTCTTGTCGCCGTTGGAGTAGAAGAATGCCCTAAGGTCGACAATGTTGGGATGATGGACTAGGCGCATGATTTGTAGTTCTCGGTTCTACATCAAGTTAATAATCATCCCGCATATGTAAATCTCGCTCCTAACTGATTGAGGCATACCTTGAATCGCTTGTCCTGCAACACCTTCTTAATAGCAATGTCCGATTCTGGCTCCTCAGACCCGTCTTCGTGTTTCACAGGCGACATCTTGGCTGCAAAGACAACACCGAAACTTCCGTTACCGACAGCCTTGCAGTTGGTGTAGCTGATGGTGGTGTCGGCGCCAGTTTTGCCCCATTGAGCACTGACGGTAATGACGCGGTTGGGGTCGTCGGCTTACAAAAAAGTCAGACATACAGAgacaaaagacaaaagaaCGTACTAGCGACCCTAACACCGTTCACGACTCCTGACATGTCTTCTATATGATGAAATGAGAAATCGTCAGGCCGCGAATCAGGAGTTTGTTTTCCATGGATGCCGTTCACAATATTCGGTCGAGGCCAATGCGAAACGAATTGCGAAGTGATCGAAAGTGATCGTTTGGTGGTCGTAGGGGATTCCATTGTGTCAAACGGCCATTGCAAGACGTGCGAAGATAAATTGAGATGAAATTGATATAGTACGAGAAATTGCGGATAAGATTGTCAGCAAGCATTCTTGTATAGCACAATTTAGTTAtaagaaaaggaaagaagacgagatgaGCTTTGA
This window of the Cryptococcus neoformans var. neoformans B-3501A chromosome 2, whole genome shotgun sequence genome carries:
- a CDS encoding hypothetical protein (HMMPfam hit to Pkinase, Protein kinase domain, score: 266.6, E(): 4e-77), whose translation is MSGVVNGVRVATDDPNRVITVSAQWGKTGADTTISYTNCKAVGNGSFGVVFAAKMSPVKHEDGSEEPESDIAIKKVLQDKRFKNRELQIMRLVHHPNIVDLRAFFYSNGDKKDEVYLNLVLELVPETVYRASRHYAKLKQAMPMLQVKLYMYQLFRSLAYIHSIGICHRDIKPQNLLLNPATGVLKLCDFGSAKILVAGEPNVSYICSRYYRAPELIFGATNYTTNIDIWSTGCVMAELMLGQPLFPGESGIDQLVEIIKVLGTPTREQIKTMNPNYMEHKFPQIKPHPFTKVFRPRTPADAISLISTLLEYTPSARYTAPEALVHPFFDELRVEGARLPNGKDMPELFNFTHEELSSRPDLIRQLVPTHAEEELRSRGIDVNDFKPIPPEQLRVTLD